A region of the Arenibacter antarcticus genome:
AGACCAATGAGGCTCTTAGAAAAATTGCAGCATCAGGTAGAAAAGTACTTTTCGTAGCTACCAAAAAACAAGCAAAAGACATCGTTGCCGAAAAAGCTGGAAACGTAAATATGCCCTACATCACCGAAAGATGGCCTGGGGGTATGTTGACCAACTTCGTAACTATTCGTAAAGCAGTCAAAAAAATGGCTACTATTGATAGAATGAAGAAGGATGGTACTTTTAACACCCTTTCTAAAAAAGAACGTCTACAAGTAAGTCGTTTGCGTGCAAAATTAGAAAAGAACTTAGGTTCTATTTCTGAAATGACTCGTCTACCTGCAGCCTTATTTGTGGTAGATACAATGCGTGAGCACATTGCTGTTAAGGAAGCCTTAAAATTGAATATTCCAATTTTTGCAATGGTAGATACCAATTCTGATCCAAGACAGATCGATTATATCGTTCCTTCCAATGATGATGCCTCCAAATCTATTGAAGTGATCATGCAATCTGTTACTGCTGCTATTGCAGAAGGTCTAACGGAGCGCAAATCCGAAAAACAATCTGAGAAGGAAGGAAAGGATGATGCCGAACCAAAACAGAAAAAAGCAGCCAAAGCTCCTGAAAAAGCTAAGGTAACTGAAGATACTAAAGAAGAAGCACCTGAAGTAGCTAAAGAAACTGAAGCTAAAGCAGAAAAAAAATCTTCTGATAATGCTGCTGATGACCTTACCAAAGTAGAAGGTATCGGTCCAAAAATAGCAGAGATATTCCAGGAAGCTGGTATTCATACATTTGCTGATCTTGCTGCTAAATCTGAGGAAGACCTAGCGAGCATCCTTACAGAAGCAGGACCAAGATACGCTTCCAAAAACCCTGCATCATGGTCAAAACAAGCCAAGATGGCAGCAGATGGAAAATGGGACGAGCTACAAGAATGGCAAGATAGTGTTAAAGGTGGAATAGAATAATCCCCCTTTAACAAGAACCAAATATCAATTTTACATTACCCTAGAACAGGATCTATTTTTAGATCCTGTTTGAAGGAAAATTAAAACATAAATAAAATGGCAAAAATTACCGCCGCAGAGGTAAATAGACTAAGAAAAACAACAGGTGCAGGCATGATGGATTGCAAAAACGCCCTAGTTGAAGCTGAAGGGGATTTTGAAAAAGCAATTGAAATCCTTCGTAAAAAAGGACAAAAAGTAGCAGCGAAGAGAGCCGATAGGGATTCTTCTGAAGGTGCCGCTATTGCAAAAGTTAATGCGGACAACACTTTAGGTGTTATCATTTCCTTAAACTGTGAGACCGATTTTGTTGCTAAGAACGATACTTTCGTGACCCTGGCAAACGAATTGGCAGACCTAGCATTAAACTACGACACCAAAGAAGCTTTCTTAAATGCCGATTACAAAGGAAATACGGTACAGGACAAACTTACCGAACAGACAGGTGTTATTGGTGAGAAAATTGAAATAGGCGGATTTAGCCGACTTTCTGCTCCTTTTGTAGGTTCTTACATCCACGCAGGAAACAAAATAGCCACTTTGGTTGGACTTTCAGCAGCCGTTAATGGTGCTGATGTTGCTGCCAAGGATGTTGCTATGCAAGCTGCTGCCATGAACCCAGTAGCCCTTAACGAGGCTGGTGTTGACCAATCCGTTATTGATAAGGAAATTGAAATCGCTAAAGACCAACTACGTCAAGAAGGTAAACCAGAAGCAATGTTAGATAATATTGCCAAAGGAAAATTAAACCGTTTCTTTAAAGACAACACCTTGGTTAACCAAGATTTCATTAAAGATAGCAAACTAAGTGTTGCACAATATGTGAAATCTGTTGATTCCAATTTGGAAGTAACCGATTTTAAAAGAGTTGCTCTAGGATAATTCCAGCAATCTAAATTTCAAAACCCGCTTTTATTCTAAAAGCGGGTTTTTTTATGCCGTTATGCCAGCACCAATACACAACAATAACCGTAAAAAAAGCAAATTCAATCCCCTAAATTGACTATAAAAAGATTCGCAACCACGAATCATCATCTACAGCCCGCATCATAAATAATTTTGATTATTTTTGCCTTGAATTAATCAACGCAAGATGCTATACAAAAGAATACTTTTAAAACTCAGCGGCGAAGCCTTAATGGGAGAAAAACAATACGGAATAGACCCAAAACGACTATCCGAATACGCCGAGGAAATTAAAGAAGTGGTAGCAATGGGTGTAGAAGTAGCTATTGTTATTGGTGGCGGAAATATTTTTAGAGGCCTTGCAGGATCCAGTGAAGGAATGGACAGGGTACAAGCAGACCACATGGGAATGTTGGCCACGGTCATCAACGGATTGGCATTACAAAGTGCCCTAGAGCTAAAAGGAGTCCAAACAAGACTACAATCTGCCATACAAATCAATGAAGTTGCCGAGCCCTTTATAAGAAGACGTGCGTTACGCCATTTAGAAAAAGGCAGAGTGGTTATATTTGGGGGCGGGACGGGTAACCCATATTTCACAACAGATTCCGCAGCAGTTTTAAGAGCTATAGAGATAGAAGCTAATGTGATCTTAAAAGGAACCAGAGTAGATGGTATTTACACCTCCGATCCAGAAAAAGACAAAACAGCCACCAAATTCGACTCCATCACCTTTAAAGACGTATTGACAAAAGGATTAAAAGTAATGGACACTACAGCATTCACCCTTAGTCAGGAAAACGAATTACCCATTGTGGTTTTTGATATGAACAAAAAAGGAAATCTTATAAAATTGGTTTCCGGAGAAAATATAGGAACGGTTGTAAACCTTTAGTTTTAGCATATTTTGAATTTCATCAAATTAACATTTAGCATATGAACGAAGAGATTAAATTTATATTGGACAGTGCCCAAGAAGGAATGGAAAGTGCCATGGAGCACTTAGAGAGAATGTTTATAAAAATCAGAGCAGGAAAAGCCAGTCCCATTATGCTCTCTAGCGTAATGGTAGAATACTACGGCTCCCCTACCCCTTTGGGACAGGTTGCCAATGTAAGTACCCCAGATGCTAGAACACTAACCGTACAACCGTGGGAAAAAAATATGCTCCACGAAGTTGAAAAGGCTATAATGAACGCCAACTTGGGTTTTAACCCCATGAACAATGGCGATTATGTGATTATTAATGTACCACCATTGACCGAGGAACGCAGAAGGGATCTGGTAAAACAGGCGAAGGCCGAGGCCGAAGATGCGAAGATCGGAGTACGTAATTCTAGACAGGAAGCAAACAAGGAAATAAAGAATTTAGACGTATCAGAAGATCTGATAAAGGGTACAGAGATTGAGATACAGGCGCTAACCGACAAATACATCAAAAGAATAGATTCAGTTTTGGAGGTAAAGGAAGTAGAAATTATGAAGGTCTAAACAATAATTTTTACAAAATAAAAGAGCGGCACTAGGAGCCGCTCTTTTATTTTGTAAAAGCCACTAAGCCACAGTAACTACCACTCCTACTTCCCCGTACTTTACAAAGCTTATTTTTTTTTGGTCAACTTCATTTTTTGATATCTTCATCCTAGGAACAATAGCAATCATTCTCTACCTTTGCCCTCAAATAATTCAAAATTCCAAATAAAACACCTGCTTCAGGAAGGGTTTTTTTACAAAATTGGAATTGATGCCCTTTAGGCAAAAGTTATAAAAGAAGTATCTACCAAATGGTTGCAAAGCTAACACAGGGTTTTTGGGCAAAAACCGCAAGAATCATACTAAGAAATAGAATCCTTATTCTTTTAATATTAGCTGCTACGACCATTTTTATGTCGCTCCAGTGGGATAAGATGCGATTTTCCAATTCACAGGCCAATCTCTTGCCAGACGACCATCCTGTTAATCTGGAATATCTGGACTTTCTAAATAAATTTGGGGAAGAGGGCAATGTAGTGGTCCTTGCAATAAAGGACAGCACCCTGTTCACTCCAGAAAAATTTAACCGTTGGAACAAGTTAAGCAAACAAATGGGTGCCTTCCCAGAGGTAGATTATGTAATCTCTACAGACAATCTTCAAGAGCTGGTAAAGGACTCCCTTGGGGAAAGATTTGTGATGCGCCCACTTATCAAATCAACCCCTACGACCAAAAAGGAAATAGACAGCATAACCAATCACCTCTTTAACGAGCTACCCTTTTATGAAAACCTGATCTACAATAAAAAAACCCGCACCATTCGTACGGTCATATACTTAGATAAGGACATTGTAAATACCTCTGTGCGGAAGGACTTTATTTTGGAAGACCTCAGTACTTTGGTGAATAATTTTGAGAAAGAAACAGGGATGGACGTAAGGATCTCGGGGATGCCTTATATCCGGACCATGAATTCCCAAAACATCATAGATGAAATTGGCAAATTTATCCTCGCGGCACTGGGCGTAACCTCATTAATTTTCTTCTTTTTCTTTAGAAGCTTCAGGGCCACTCTCATTTCTATGTTTGTTGTAATCATCGGGGTGATGTGGGCATTTGGCATTTTGGGACTCTTACAATACGAAATAACGGTACTTACCGCACTGATTCCACCTCTGATCATTGTAATTGGGATTCCCAACTGTATTTTCTTGATCAACAAATACCAACAGGAAGTAAAGAAACATGGTAATCAGGCCCTATCCCTGCAACGGGTAATTTCCAAAATTGGAAATGCCACTTTAATGACCAATGTGACTACTGCATCTGGTTTTGCAACCTTTATCATTACAGACAGCAAACTCCTGAAGGAATTTGGCATTGTGGCTTCCATAAACATTCTGGGAATTTTTGTGCTTTCCCTGCTGATCATCCCGATCATCTACAGCTTTATGTCGCTACCAAAAGATAAACATCTAAAACATTTGAACACCAAATGGATAGAGACTTTTGTAAGTTGGATGGAAAGAATTGTAAGGGAGCGGAGAATTATGGTATACATTGTTTCCATTGTACTTTTGGTAACAAGTATTATCGGCATATATCAAATCGATATTTCCGGAAGCCCCATAGAAGATATGCCTAAAAAAGCAGAATTCTTTCAGGATATTCGGTTTTTTGAGCAGGAGTTTGATGGCATTATGCCCGTAGAGATTGTAATAGACACCAAAAGGCCAAAAGGGGTATTAAAGCCTACTACCCTTAAAAAAATGGATGAATTAGGGGGGCATATTACGGATATTCCTGAGCTTTCCAGACCTATTTCCGTAGTAGACCTGGTGAAATATTCCAAACAGGCCTTCTATAATGGCATCCCCAAATACTACCAACTACCTACCTCCCAAGAGAATGCCTTTATCATGGATGTTGCCCGAAAATCTGCCGATAACGGAAACCTTCTGAGCAGTTTTGTTGACAGCACAGGCCAAGTGGCAAGGATTAGCACCTACATGAAAGATGTGGATACTGAGAGAATGGAGGTCATAGAAGGGAAGCTTCAGGAACATATCAGTAAAATTTTCCCTGAAGACCAATATAAGGTAAGCATGACAGGTAGCGCCCTGCTGTTCTTAAAGGGCACCAAATATTTAGTAAAAAACTTAATATTATCACTAACCTTAGCAATTGGACTGATCGCCTTGTTTATGGCCTATCTCTTCCGGTCATTTAGAATGATCATCATCTCGCTTATACCCAACTTACTACCCTTGGTGATTACGGCCGGGGTTATGGGTTTTGTGGGGGTACCCATTAAGCCTTCAACCATTCTAGTATTTAGTATTGCCTTTGGTATTTCCGTAGACGACACCATTCATTTTTTGGCGAAATACCGGCAAGAGTTGACCGCCAATCACTGGAGAATTAAGAAATCGGTTTATGCAGCCTTAAGGGAAACTGGGGTAAGTATGTTCTATACTTCTATTGTGTTGTTCTTCGGATTTTCTGTTTTCGTCATTTCCAATTTTGGAGGAACTGTAGCATTGGGAGCCTTAGTATCCGCCACCCTATTGTTTGCTATGTTGGCTAACCTCATTCTATTACCCTCCTTACTACTTTCGTTAGAAAGGAGTATTGCCAACAAACAGGTATTGAAGAAACCTCAGATAGACATTCTTCCCTTAGATGAATTAAATTCGCCAAGCGAGGAGGAAGACCCAACGAGATAAAATAAATTTTAGGACAAATACAACCTACTCATAATTTACAAAATGGTTATCTTAGCCACTTAAATTATACGAAATTATAATGAATAAATATAGCGTAAAAGAGCTGCTTTCCACGGATCACCTTCACAAGGAAGTCATTGTTAACGGCTGGGTCAAAACTTATAGAAGCAATAGATTTATTGCCATTAACGATGGATCTACGATAAACAACATACAATGCGTTGTAAATTTCGAAGAATTTGATGATCAACTCCTTAAACAGATAAATACCGGTGCCGCTATAAACATATCTGGTACCTTGGTAGAAAGTCAGGGCAAGGGACAACAAATAGAGATACAAGTAAGAGAAATTAGTATCCTTGGTTCCGCAGACCCAGAAACCTACCCTATACAACCCAAGAAACACTCCCTTGAATTTTTACGGGAAAAGGCACATCTAAGAGTGCGCACCAATACTTTTGCAGCGATTATGCGGGTGCGCTCCACCCTTTCGTTCGCCGTACACCAATATTTTCAAAAGAACGGCTTCCTTTACGTACATACCCCAATTATTACGGGATCGGATGCAGAGGGAGCGGGAGAAATGTTCCGCGTGTCTACACTAGATTCTAAAAATCCGCCTTTAACAGAGGATGGACAGGTGGATTATCGGGAGGATTTTTTTGGAAAAGAAACCAACCTAACGGTATCGGGTCAGTTAGAAGCTGAAGCCTATGCCATGGCAATGGGAAAAGTATACACTTTTGGCCCCACCTTTAGGGCAGAAAATTCTAATACTTCTAGGCATTTGGCCGAGTTCTGGATGATAGAACCAGAAGTAGCCTTTAACGATTTGGATGCCAATATGGATTTGGCTGAGGACTTTATTAAAGAGGTGATAAACTACACCTTGGAAAACTGTAAGGAAGACCTCGAATTTTTGGAGCAGCGCCTTTTGGATGAAGAAAAGAGCAAACCAATGGCAGATCGAAGTGACATGCCACTAATAGAAAAACTAAAATTCGTATCAGAAAACACCTTTAAAAGAGTTACCTATACCGAAGCGATAGATATTCTAAGGAATTGTAAACCTAATAAGAAGAAGCAATTTAAATATCTTATAGACGAGTGGGGGGCT
Encoded here:
- the frr gene encoding ribosome recycling factor, translated to MNEEIKFILDSAQEGMESAMEHLERMFIKIRAGKASPIMLSSVMVEYYGSPTPLGQVANVSTPDARTLTVQPWEKNMLHEVEKAIMNANLGFNPMNNGDYVIINVPPLTEERRRDLVKQAKAEAEDAKIGVRNSRQEANKEIKNLDVSEDLIKGTEIEIQALTDKYIKRIDSVLEVKEVEIMKV
- the pyrH gene encoding UMP kinase — protein: MLYKRILLKLSGEALMGEKQYGIDPKRLSEYAEEIKEVVAMGVEVAIVIGGGNIFRGLAGSSEGMDRVQADHMGMLATVINGLALQSALELKGVQTRLQSAIQINEVAEPFIRRRALRHLEKGRVVIFGGGTGNPYFTTDSAAVLRAIEIEANVILKGTRVDGIYTSDPEKDKTATKFDSITFKDVLTKGLKVMDTTAFTLSQENELPIVVFDMNKKGNLIKLVSGENIGTVVNL
- the rpsB gene encoding 30S ribosomal protein S2, with amino-acid sequence MANKIEVKDLLEAGVHFGHLTRKWNPNMAPYIYMERNGIHVINLYKTVAKLEETNEALRKIAASGRKVLFVATKKQAKDIVAEKAGNVNMPYITERWPGGMLTNFVTIRKAVKKMATIDRMKKDGTFNTLSKKERLQVSRLRAKLEKNLGSISEMTRLPAALFVVDTMREHIAVKEALKLNIPIFAMVDTNSDPRQIDYIVPSNDDASKSIEVIMQSVTAAIAEGLTERKSEKQSEKEGKDDAEPKQKKAAKAPEKAKVTEDTKEEAPEVAKETEAKAEKKSSDNAADDLTKVEGIGPKIAEIFQEAGIHTFADLAAKSEEDLASILTEAGPRYASKNPASWSKQAKMAADGKWDELQEWQDSVKGGIE
- the tsf gene encoding translation elongation factor Ts, with product MAKITAAEVNRLRKTTGAGMMDCKNALVEAEGDFEKAIEILRKKGQKVAAKRADRDSSEGAAIAKVNADNTLGVIISLNCETDFVAKNDTFVTLANELADLALNYDTKEAFLNADYKGNTVQDKLTEQTGVIGEKIEIGGFSRLSAPFVGSYIHAGNKIATLVGLSAAVNGADVAAKDVAMQAAAMNPVALNEAGVDQSVIDKEIEIAKDQLRQEGKPEAMLDNIAKGKLNRFFKDNTLVNQDFIKDSKLSVAQYVKSVDSNLEVTDFKRVALG
- the asnS gene encoding asparagine--tRNA ligase, which gives rise to MNKYSVKELLSTDHLHKEVIVNGWVKTYRSNRFIAINDGSTINNIQCVVNFEEFDDQLLKQINTGAAINISGTLVESQGKGQQIEIQVREISILGSADPETYPIQPKKHSLEFLREKAHLRVRTNTFAAIMRVRSTLSFAVHQYFQKNGFLYVHTPIITGSDAEGAGEMFRVSTLDSKNPPLTEDGQVDYREDFFGKETNLTVSGQLEAEAYAMAMGKVYTFGPTFRAENSNTSRHLAEFWMIEPEVAFNDLDANMDLAEDFIKEVINYTLENCKEDLEFLEQRLLDEEKSKPMADRSDMPLIEKLKFVSENTFKRVTYTEAIDILRNCKPNKKKQFKYLIDEWGADLQSEHERFLVEKHFKCPVILFDYPAKIKAFYMRLNEDGKTVRAMDILFPGIGEIVGGSQREERLDVLLDKMKALNIDEEELWWYLELRKYGSAVHSGFGLGFERLVLFATGMGNIRDVIPFPRTPQNAEF
- a CDS encoding RND family transporter — protein: MVAKLTQGFWAKTARIILRNRILILLILAATTIFMSLQWDKMRFSNSQANLLPDDHPVNLEYLDFLNKFGEEGNVVVLAIKDSTLFTPEKFNRWNKLSKQMGAFPEVDYVISTDNLQELVKDSLGERFVMRPLIKSTPTTKKEIDSITNHLFNELPFYENLIYNKKTRTIRTVIYLDKDIVNTSVRKDFILEDLSTLVNNFEKETGMDVRISGMPYIRTMNSQNIIDEIGKFILAALGVTSLIFFFFFRSFRATLISMFVVIIGVMWAFGILGLLQYEITVLTALIPPLIIVIGIPNCIFLINKYQQEVKKHGNQALSLQRVISKIGNATLMTNVTTASGFATFIITDSKLLKEFGIVASINILGIFVLSLLIIPIIYSFMSLPKDKHLKHLNTKWIETFVSWMERIVRERRIMVYIVSIVLLVTSIIGIYQIDISGSPIEDMPKKAEFFQDIRFFEQEFDGIMPVEIVIDTKRPKGVLKPTTLKKMDELGGHITDIPELSRPISVVDLVKYSKQAFYNGIPKYYQLPTSQENAFIMDVARKSADNGNLLSSFVDSTGQVARISTYMKDVDTERMEVIEGKLQEHISKIFPEDQYKVSMTGSALLFLKGTKYLVKNLILSLTLAIGLIALFMAYLFRSFRMIIISLIPNLLPLVITAGVMGFVGVPIKPSTILVFSIAFGISVDDTIHFLAKYRQELTANHWRIKKSVYAALRETGVSMFYTSIVLFFGFSVFVISNFGGTVALGALVSATLLFAMLANLILLPSLLLSLERSIANKQVLKKPQIDILPLDELNSPSEEEDPTR